From Paenibacillus sp. PK3_47, the proteins below share one genomic window:
- a CDS encoding MFS transporter produces the protein MNASVLKNKNFLFLILAKLISSIGTFVQSTAFALYVIDQTHSSLLFASVLMATLIPRGLLSPVCGVIIDWMNRKRLLITLDIISGAILVAVVVILNGGDIGLPLIYCIAVLLGIVSAFDEPIVMTVIPSIVDKEGLESANALNMVTLSLGNILGPILGVLLYGMFGIHVILLVNGASFLLAALLQSFMNIPVENTSDEKRSFGKFRSDFVEGLRYLWGNSRMKTIIICIIIQNCFFNGATQVGIPFVAREQLKVSNAQFSLIEICVIVGVVLGIAFSGVIKKNKTTDQLFVRMLSYIGVAFLCIGLVVFGWISSSQINFYLILCFYLILGITSINVSVSFQAELQREVDNKLLGRISSVVLALIMASVPVGQGLYGWMFETFPSEVPFLISAFVILLIAASYRTRVKKGTTIQRGTIHETSL, from the coding sequence CTGTTCTGAAGAACAAAAATTTTCTGTTTCTTATTCTGGCCAAACTCATCTCCAGCATCGGAACCTTTGTTCAGAGCACTGCCTTTGCCCTGTACGTCATTGACCAGACGCATTCCAGCCTGCTTTTTGCTTCTGTACTTATGGCTACGCTGATTCCAAGAGGACTCCTGAGCCCGGTATGCGGCGTCATCATTGACTGGATGAACAGAAAGAGACTGCTCATTACGCTGGATATTATTAGCGGCGCCATTCTGGTCGCTGTGGTGGTGATTCTGAACGGCGGGGATATCGGGCTGCCGCTTATTTATTGTATTGCAGTACTGCTCGGGATTGTCTCCGCTTTTGATGAGCCGATTGTAATGACCGTTATTCCTTCCATTGTGGATAAAGAAGGGCTGGAATCCGCCAATGCCCTGAACATGGTTACCTTGTCGCTTGGGAATATCCTGGGTCCAATTCTCGGCGTTCTGCTCTATGGCATGTTTGGCATTCATGTGATCCTGCTGGTGAACGGGGCGAGCTTTCTGCTCGCCGCTCTGCTGCAAAGCTTCATGAATATCCCTGTGGAGAATACATCCGATGAGAAACGGTCATTCGGCAAGTTCCGCAGCGATTTTGTGGAGGGACTGCGGTATTTATGGGGCAACAGCCGCATGAAAACGATCATTATCTGTATTATCATCCAAAATTGTTTTTTCAACGGCGCGACCCAGGTCGGGATTCCGTTTGTGGCCAGAGAGCAGCTTAAAGTATCCAACGCACAGTTTTCTCTTATCGAGATTTGCGTTATTGTCGGCGTGGTTCTGGGCATTGCCTTTTCGGGTGTCATTAAAAAGAACAAGACAACAGACCAATTGTTCGTGAGGATGCTGAGCTATATTGGAGTCGCCTTCCTGTGCATCGGACTGGTCGTCTTCGGCTGGATTTCCAGCAGCCAAATCAACTTTTATCTGATTCTTTGCTTCTACCTGATCTTGGGGATTACCTCCATTAACGTATCGGTCTCCTTTCAGGCGGAGCTGCAGCGGGAAGTGGATAATAAGCTGCTGGGGAGAATCTCTTCTGTCGTATTGGCACTGATTATGGCTTCTGTACCTGTCGGTCAGGGACTCTACGGCTGGATGTTTGAAACCTTCCCTTCCGAGGTTCCTTTCCTGATATCCGCTTTTGTCATTCTGCTTATTGCGGCATCCTATCGTACCCGTGTCAAGAAGGGCACAACCATTCAAAGGGGGACTATTCATGAAACTTCACTTTAA
- a CDS encoding alpha/beta hydrolase, translated as MKLHFKESGNRHAETVVFIHACAVGSWTWYAQLDAFKDYHCITVDLPEHGRDHHDQKFTIAAAAEGVAEIIRLHANGGKACLIGHEVGSKIALEVMKRNEKLVSRAVISSVVLRNGAEAKMHKVLPRSVIVGVFLLKKLALKTKGFQRISARAYGVMEPEYAEVFVEEAKNHSADWLVRIIQEGYLTPVNLNGLEKNQTPTLILVGEKEPEQIRGSADDLYQLLPNRVKTVIKDGLHSHPRLQRAQFNQAVLEWLHAEQRDHTLRII; from the coding sequence ATGAAACTTCACTTTAAGGAGTCCGGCAATCGACATGCGGAGACGGTTGTTTTTATTCACGCCTGTGCGGTAGGCAGCTGGACATGGTATGCCCAGCTGGATGCGTTCAAGGATTATCACTGCATCACGGTGGATCTGCCCGAGCACGGAAGGGATCACCATGATCAGAAGTTTACCATCGCGGCAGCCGCCGAAGGAGTTGCAGAGATCATCAGGCTTCATGCAAACGGAGGCAAGGCCTGTCTGATTGGGCATGAGGTCGGGTCCAAAATCGCCCTGGAAGTGATGAAAAGAAATGAAAAGCTGGTCAGCCGGGCAGTCATCTCCAGTGTAGTGCTGCGCAATGGTGCGGAAGCCAAGATGCACAAAGTTCTGCCCCGCAGTGTGATCGTTGGGGTGTTTCTGCTCAAAAAGCTGGCACTTAAAACTAAAGGCTTCCAGCGGATCTCGGCCAGGGCTTACGGGGTAATGGAACCGGAGTATGCGGAGGTTTTCGTGGAAGAGGCCAAGAATCACTCCGCGGACTGGCTGGTCCGCATTATACAGGAAGGTTATCTGACACCAGTGAATTTGAACGGACTGGAGAAGAACCAGACGCCGACGTTAATTCTGGTAGGGGAGAAGGAACCTGAACAAATCCGGGGTTCGGCCGATGACCTCTACCAGCTGCTGCCTAACCGGGTGAAGACGGTCATTAAAGATGGCCTGCATTCCCACCCGAGACTGCAGCGCGCCCAGTTTAACCAGGCTGTACTGGAGTGGCTGCATGCTGAACAACGTGATCATACATTGAGAATCATTTAG